A stretch of the Aegilops tauschii subsp. strangulata cultivar AL8/78 chromosome 4, Aet v6.0, whole genome shotgun sequence genome encodes the following:
- the LOC109753311 gene encoding ferredoxin C 2, chloroplastic, producing the protein MAACPAATTARVGAAHGGGLWRRSGRSPSLLARLARGTSTTARASELQQAPAPAPAAVVPTHKVTVHDRERGVVHHFLVPQDQYILHTAEAQDITLPFACRHGCCTSCAVRIKSGQIRQPEALGISADLREQGYALLCVGYPSSDLEVETQDEDEVYWLQFGRYFARGPVDRDDYALELAMGDE; encoded by the exons ATGGCGGCGTGCCCCGCCGCGACCAC GGCTCGCGTGGGAGCAGCGCACGGAGGAGGCCTCTGGAGGAGAAGCGGGAGGAGCCCGAGCCTCCTCGCGCGCCTGGCCCGTGGCACGAGCACCACGGCGCGCGCCTCGGAGCTGCAGCaggcccccgcccccgccccggCCGCCGTCGTCCCGACCCACAAGGTCACCGTCCACGACCGGGAGCGCGGGGTCGTCCACCACTTCCTCGTGCCCCAG GACCAGTACATTCTGCACACCGCGGAGGCGCAGGACATCACGCTCCCCTTCGCCTGCCGCCATG GTTGCTGCACCAGCTGTGCTGTCAGGATAAAATCAGGGCAAATAAGACAGCCCGAAGCCCTTGGAATATCTGCCGACTTAAGAGAGCAG GGCTATGCTTTGTTATGTGTTGGCTACCCATCATCTGATCTTGAAGTTGAAACGCAAGATGAAGATGAG GTATATTGGCTCCAGTTTGGAAGATACTTTGCGCGGGGGCCTGTT GACAGAGATGATTACGCGCTCGAGCTTGCAATGGGAGACGAGTGA
- the LOC109764569 gene encoding pollen allergen KBG 41-like: MAVQQCTVALVVAVALVAGPAVSYAAEAGYAPAGAQPKATTEEQKLIEKANNAFKAAVAAAAAAPPEDKSNIFVKTFTQNNGNWSLEGVTDASNSNDSLNTRVIFAMMRALLNAKGATPEAKYDSFVAIFGESLRIIAGILQVHAVKPAAEEVKGPIPAGELKAIGQIDAAFRTAATAADAAPSKDRSAVFDSAFDKAIKETTGGASGGYKYVPALESAVKEAYAATNPQNPKIRLMTYETAMVDTIFAMAAVATAVAPTPATAAGGYKS; the protein is encoded by the coding sequence ATGGCAGTGCAGCAATGCACGGTGGCGCTCGTGGTGGCCGTCGCCCTCGTGGCAGGGCCAGCCGTCTCGTACGCCGCCGAAGCCGGCTACGCCCCGGCCGGGGCACAGCCCAAGGCCACGACCGAGGAGCAGAAGCTAATTGAGAAGGCCAACAACGCCTTCAAGGCGGCTGTGGCGGCTGCAGCTGCAGCCCCTCCAGAGGACAAGAGCAACATATTCGTGAAGACCTTCACGCAGAACAATGGCAACTGGTCTCTCGAGGGGGTCACCGACGCGTCCAACTCCAACGACAGTCTCAACACTAGGGTCATCTTCGCTATGATGAGGGCCTTACTGAACGCCAAGGGCGCTACCCCGGAGGCCAAGTACGACTCCTTCGTGGCTATCTTCGGCGAGTCGCTCCGCATCATCGCCGGCATCCTCCAGGTGCACGCCGTCAAGCCCGCTGCCGAGGAAGTCAAGGGCCCGATCCCTGCCGGCGAGCTCAAGGCCATCGGCCAGATCGACGCCGCCTTCAGGACTGCAGCCACCGCCGCCGACGCTGCCCCGTCCAAGGACAGGTCTGCCGTCTTCGACTCCGCCTTCGACAAGGCCATCAAGGAGACCACGGGCGGTGCATCCGGGGGCTACAAATACGTCCCCGCCCTTGAGTCCGCCGTCAAGGAGGCCTACGCCGCCACTAATCCCCAAAACCCCAAGATCAGGCTCATGACCTATGAGACCGCCATGGTCGACACCATCTTCGCCATGGCTGCCGTCGCCACCGCCGTCGCTCCCACGCCCGCCACCGCTGCCGGTGGCTACAAAAGCTGA